Genomic segment of Candidatus Equadaptatus faecalis:
TAGCATCGTCAAGGCTCTTTGCAACAAACGGATATTTGCTGTACGGCATATATGCTCCGCGGTATTCAAAATCATAATCAACGCCTGCCCAAACTCCGCCTTTCCAGTAATGAAACAGTACGTGACCGCCAAAACTCAGTAAGTTGTTTCTGTACCAAGCATAATCCCATATTGAATCGTACTTGTGATTGTGATGCTGCAGACTTGCGTAGACAATTCTGTAATCATCGCCCATGCTGGTCATTTTCTTGGTATTGTTGCTTTCGTCAGGAGAATACATAACAAGTCTGAAGAAATGTGCGCCGCGATGCCAGCCTCCGGTATACCCTTTATAGCCTTGGTTTATGTCTTCATTTACAACAGCGCTTTCAGGATACGTTTTATAACCGTAATCTCCCCAGCCGTCTGCATACCACCAGTTTTTACGCTGGTCAATAAGTTTGCACCAGAAATAGTAGCGGTCAATAACAGCCTGCATTTCACCAAGCATATTCTGCGCTTCCCTGACATTGCTGTCAATATTGCTTATCATTTCGCTTTCGTCTGCAATACTGTTGATTCTCCTCTGAAACTCAGTGTATTTACCTGTAAATTTCTGTTTTTCGTAACTGGCGAAAATGTCGTTATCCAAACCGTCTATAACATTGCTGCGTGCCTGCATGGACCAGAGCAGATTATACAGTCTGCCTTCTTTTGCGAAATAGTCTTTTGACGCTGGCATGGCGGCAGGGAACCTGTCTGTAAGCGTTGAAATGTGTTTGAAATGGCAGTTGATAACCGCCATGTTTGAAACGTTGACGCCTTTCATGTAGGCATTAACGTTCTCAACAATATTACTAACCATTTCCGCGCCACCATTTCCACTCTTCGGCTTGGGAAGAGGTATATCTTCGCCGCCCACAAGGTTGCAGCTGTATTTTATCCGTGTTCTGCCAAGCGCCTGCGTAAGCTTGTTTTTGAACTCATTGTCCAACTTAACCGGACCTATTGTTCCCTGCAGCACATTCTGTATTGTGGTAATATCCTGTTTGTTGCTGGCAGTAATCGAAAGTGTGGCAACACACTGAGCGCCAATCTGACAGCCGGCAAGATAATAATCGCCATATTCTCTGCGGAACGCTGCTTTACCGGCGCTTGTATCTTTGTTAAGAGCCTTTTCTGCATCTGCTGTCAGTTTAACATTTGTTCCGTCAAGATACTCATTTGAAACTCTCGTGTATTTAATCCTCAGCGTTGTTGTAGTTTCGCTGAATTTGGTGCTGTTTGCCCATGAATGTTTATCGGAAATTTTAAGCGGCGTTTTGCCTACCGTTGTATCAATTCCGAAAGAAGTTGTATTGGAAACTTCTTTTTCAAGCTGGGCATCAGTATTGATAAATTCCAGTGTCGTGGAACCCTTGAAACCGCCCGTATATTTGCTCTTGTCAGGCGCCGTCATTGAAGCGACAGTTTTTTCGCCTGTTGCTGAACGCGGTCCGAACACAGCATTCAAACCTTTTCCGAGATTGCTCATGCCAAAGCCGTCAATAAACGGCATACCATACAACTCTCGCGTCATTGTCGCAGCGTCAAGAAAAGTCCCGTTACCAGAGTTCGCGTTATTGTTTGCAGACTGTCCGAGATAATCCATGACAACATCTTCCGGCGTGATATATTCCTCTGTCCCGTCATCATATTTCCACTCTATGATATTTTCTTTCATTTTAGGTTTGCCGTCAGCAACTTCTCCTGTGAGGAAGGGTTGCAGCAGGTTGATAACCTTCACAAAATCCTCGGGCGTATACTCTTCGTTCCAAACATCGTCAAGACAGTTACCATCCGTATCGTTGAACATAATAAAACTGAATTTTTCGTCCGGCTTGTCATCTTGATTTTCCTCACCGTAGGCGTCTGCTTTACGCACTTTCAGCACGTAGATTCCGCTCTTTTTCGGAGTAAATCTAACAGTGGTTATTGAGTCTGTACCAAATTCTTTTACCTCACACTCAAGCGATGTGTCCTCAAGCGGAATAATTTCCGATGGGTCAGCCTTTTGTACAGGATCTTCGTCTGTGCCTTCCTGCTCATCTTCACCCGGAGTTACAGGAGTCATCTCAGCATACGGCAGAACAGTTATATCCGCTGCAAACGGCAGCGCTTGACCGAGAGAATAGTCCGGCGCCATAAAGAACGCACACACCGGCTTTCCTGCCTCGGCTTTGAAAAGGAAATATTTCACAGCCTCACCGGCTTTGCATTCCGCCGCCTTAAACGTGCCTTCTCCTCCGCACGGCAGACTTACGGCAAGCGTCTTGGCATCAACATCTTCAAGCGTATCAAGCTCGTTTGCTTTCTGATATGCCCATTTATTCCTGTCTGCCGGATAATTGTCAAGGACATCAGGAACACCGTCTTTGTCCTGGTCGTAGGCGAGGATAAGACCTTTGCTCGACGAGGACGAGGACGAGCCGTCGCACCCTCCGGCGAATATCACCGCCGAGAACAGGGCGATTACCGCGAAGAACGCTAAAAACTTTGATTTTGCTGCTGTCTTCATATTACAGCCTCCTTTGATTTGCGTTTGTCCGAAACCCCGCCGCTGTGGCACAAAAAGGCTGAGGCTTTTTGCAAACCGCTTCTAAACAGGTATTATCACCCCCCCTGACATTTGTCAAGGGTTTCAGGAATTTTTTCCCAATTTTTTGATTTTATTGATTTTAGCCCGTTTTTAAGTATTTTTGCCGATATTTCACGCCGCGGGGGTTGTTTCCGTTGGTTACAGAATACAGCGACCCGTTTTTTATCGTGACTGTAAATTAAAATCATCTGTTCTGTGAATTATTTTGTCCGCTCTTATTATGACCGTTATTAAGCTCTTGCGCAGTTATAAAGTACCGTTTCAATTCAGGCAACAGGTTTGTAAGAAAAAGCAGACTCCGTCAGGAGCCTGCTTTTAAGAGCAAATACTGTTGTATTAGCGTGTTTTGTAACCGGCAAATGCAGGTTTGTCGCCTACGCCGTCGCCTTTGAAGTTTTTGCCTTTAAGTTTCGTGTTGTTGTTGATGAGATCTTTGATTGACATACCGCCTTCAAGCATTCCAAGCCATTTGTTGCCTTTATCGCTGAGAAGGGTTGCTTTGTCTTTTCCAAGACGCTGTACTTCCGGTTTTGCCCAAAGGTAACCGCCGTTTTCGTTGCGTCCCTGGAGGCAGTAACGCGTGTCACCCATTGCAACCGCTTTGGCGAGGTTTATGCGATGCTTATTCTGCCAAAGAGCTGCCGCCGCGACAAGAGCCGCGTCATCGCTGCGTGTTCTGTTGAGGATGAGGACAACTTTGGTGTCTTTAAATTCTGTGCAGAAGTTAAAGTCGCCCTGTGAGTCCATTCCGCAAAGAATCGGTCCCTGTCCGTTGTATTTCGGCGCAATGCGTTTGAGGATTGTCAACGACTTGCCAAGACCTTCTGTCTGCGGGTTTTTGTCATAGTCATAAACGTTGGTATATTTGCCGTTGACGATTTTGTTGTTCATACCGACAACGCCGGTGCAATAGATTCCGAAGATACCGTTATTGGCGGCTGCTTTGATAATTTGCTCCGTTGATGCTGTGTCAACCCAAACGTCGATACCGTTTGCGAGGAGGCACATGTAAAGTTCCTGAAGTTCCGGTGAAACCGTTATGCCCTGGTTGTAACCGATTGTAAGCTGTCCTGCGGTGTTTCCGGGATAGTTTGCGGGGCTCGTCCATTTGCATTTCTTCCAGAATGATTTGTCCGCTATGCTTTTTGCATTGTGGTAGCGGTATGATTCTTCTGAAAGTGCCGTTACTTCATCAGGTGTCATACCTGTGAAGAGGTATGTAACCCACGGATATGAAATTGACGTGCTTGTCATTTCGCCGATTGCGTCATAGAGCCAGCGGGTTTTTGTCGCAAATTCTTTCCAGTCGTCTGTTGCCTGCCATTCAGCCATTTTCGCAACTTTTGCAGGTGTCGGGCAGACATAGCCTTTTGCATAGAGTTTTGCGTATGCCTTTGCCGCGTCTGTTGCTGCCTGTCTGATTGTCGCGTTGCCAAGGTCGCCGCCTACAGGTTTGTCGAGAACTTCTGTCGGAATTCCCGTGAGAAGAACTTCAAGCATCTGTTCCGGTTTCGCGCCAAGACGAAGTCTTTCGAGCTGATATATTGTTGTCTGCTCAAAGACGTCGAGGATTGCTGTCGTATTGTCCCAGTCAAATGCTGCGTACGGTTTACGGTCTGCCTTGTAATTCGGGCTGGCTTTTCCGTATGTTGTGAGCATTTCGTTGATGACTGCTTTTGTGTTGGGTTCCCATGCGCTGCTCTGGAGGAGCACAGGCTTGAACGCGAATGCCGACGATGCGAAGAGTGTTGCGATTACTGCTGCGAGTACTGCGATTTTGGTGATTCTCTTCATTACTTTCGCCCCCGTAAAAAGGATTTGAATTTCAGTTCCTATATTTTACCATCTTTTTGATTTATGCAACACATTTCATAAAAAAATGCGGCGCTTTTTGCGCCGCATTTTATCCCGACAAGAATTTAAAGCAGGTCAGCCCAGTTCGCCGGATAGGTTACGTATGCGTAGCGTACCTTGTCAGGCGTCTGGAAGTGAATGTGCGTGTTCTTCGGTATGAAGATCATGTCGCCGGGGTGCCCCGTGACTATATGTCCGTCTGTTTCTATCTGGAGCGTGCCTTCAAGAACGATGTCATATTCGTCATAGGTCAGTGTCCATTCAAGCGCCGCATGGTCAAGTTCCATATAGCCAGGTCCCATGTTGGGCGATTCGTCAAGCGTTGTGACGTCTTTGAGAGATACTCCGTCAACCTCAAAACGCTCTGTTTTTACGGTGTCGCCTTTAATCACCAGGACGCCGCTGGGAGCTTTTTTCTTGACAAAGTCGCCCGGGATTGTCTGCAGTGTCGCGTTCTCTCCCGCTGCAGCTCCGAGTTTTTCAACAAGCGCCTGTTTGATTATTTCGCGGATTACCTGTTCGCTTACGTTCATTTTTGTCTCCCCTTCAGTTCAGAGCTATTTGCTGCCCGTAACTTTGCTGATAAGTTTTTCAGAAAGGAGCCATGCAAGAATGAGCGCCGTAATACCTGCTACAAGTTTGCCGACAACCATCGGGAAAATCATTTCAGGGCAGACACCGCCCGCAAAGCCAAGGTGGTCGCCGAAAACAAATGCCGCTGAAACAAAGAAGGCAATATTGAGAAGTTTACCCTGCGGGTTCATATCACCAAGCATGTTGATTGTGGCAACGTTGTTGGCAAGTGTTGCGACAAGACCTGCTGAGCCTGTTTCATCCATTCCAAGCGCGCTTCCGACTTTGTTGAGTGCTTTACCGAATGTCTTTTTGATCCACGCAACCATGGGGAACGCACCGATGAGAACAATCGCAATCTGTCCGCAGACGAGAAGTCCGCTTTCCAGAGGGCAAAGCGCTTCGCCTTCAGGTGCTTCAACCATAAGGTTGAAAAGCGGGAATTTAATGCCGGTAATATACTCAAATACTGCGATTGCGCTTACTATGGTAATAAGAACCATAATTGCATTACCGAATTTGTTAAATCCGCTGATCATTTTGTCCGTTGCAAACCAAAGACCAATGCAAACTGCCGCTGCAACAATAATAACCGGAATAAGGTTGACAAGTATCGCGCCGAGCGGCATTTTGTACTGTGTCATGTTCATGCAGAGACCGCCGGCAATGCAGCCGAGAGGTATCGTTATGAGTCCGCAAAGTACGCCTGCGCCAAGGAATCCTTTGTCTTCAGCTTTAATAACTGAAAGAGCGATAGGAATGGTGAAAACGATTGTCGGTCCCATCATACCGCCGAGGATAAGTCCTGCAAAGTTGCCGACAGCCTCGTTGCCTGCACCTGCAAGCTGCATCGCCATCGGATAACCGCCCATGTCGCATGCCAGAAGTGTTGTAGCAAACATCGCCGGACTTGCGCCTACCATTTTATAAATAGGAGCAATGATCGGTTCGAGGAGTATTTTAAGGACAGGGGCAGCGGCGACTACGCCCGCCATTGCAACTGCCAATGCTCCCATAGCCATAAATCCTTCGTCAAACTGTTTGGCATAGATAAAGTTATTTTCGTCTTCTTTAACTTCTGCCGGTGCAGAGCTGAGCGTGAGACGAATTTTGTCTATTGCGCCGACAAGCATGAATATCATCATGATAAACATGATAATTCCATTGATTGAAAGACCTGACCACCATGCCTGGAAAGATTCCGTAAATACGGACGTGTTTGAAAGATTTCTTATAAGTTCATCAAACATGTTCTGTACCTTCCTTTGTGTTTTTTAGAGCAGCGTTTCAAAGAGGCGTTTATCAGGACGCGGAATTACGACCGAATGGACGAAAAGATCCGAGCTGTTGCTTGCCGCTTCTATTGATGCTCTTACTGCTCCGACATCGCCCGTAAGCGTTACGAAGCCTTTGCCTCCGATTGCAAAACCGGTACGGATTTCAATAAGTTTGACCCGCGCCGCTTTTGCGGCAATATCGCCTCCGTTAATGGCAGAAGCAACCGAGTAGTATTCAAGAACGCCTACAGCCTGAAGCTCCGTTACCTGCGTAGTCATTGAGACCGCAGGAATGAGGTCAGGATGCACCTGAGGAATCAGCAGAGTGTCCACAAGTGTTTCTCCTGCTCTCAGGATGCCTTCTTTCATAGACGCTCTGACGTCGCCTACGTCGCCGCCAACAAGAACGATATATTTACCGGGGCAGATAGTGCATGCGCGGAGCAGTTCAACCTTTGACGCCTTAATCATGAAATCGCAGGTTTCAATGCCCATTGCGATGCTGTTAAGTTCTACCATACCAATAGCATTGTTCATCTGGTTTTACTTCCTCCCCTCGGACGAGATGACGGCGCCTTTTGCGTCGACCGATTTGACCACTCCGGCAAAGCCGGTATGGATATTCGTGGAGAGTGCGCCCTCCGCGGCAGCCGCTATAAGCTGACCTTTTTCAACCTTGTCTCCGGCTTTTACAACCGGCTGGGCAGGTTTACCGATATGCTGACTGAACGGCACGAATACGCTCTTCGGAGTGTAGTCGATAAATTCGTCGTGCGCGTGTCTTCCGTAGTATTTGTTCAGACCGAGACGCGCGACAAGTCTCGAAGTGGCGATGCGCTTGTGATTGATTGTCGGAAGCGCGTGCGGCTCCTGATTCTTGGGCATATCAAGTCCTCTTTCGCGAAGCTTGACTTTGAAATATCCGTTGGCTTTTCTCGGCGAGAGGTTCATCGGGCAGGCGAACATTTCGCACACTCCGCAGTCGCAGCAGTTAAGTGCCGAACCGAAGCAGCGTACAAATTCCTCGTCATCCGTAATTGAATTTTCTCTCCAGAAATTACGCATTACCAAATGCGGCAGGATTTTGTGGCCTGTCTGGTAACGCGGGCACATGTCCGTGCAGAATCTGCACTGGATGCATGAGCTTTTCGCCATGTGGCGAATTCCTTCGATTGGTTTAAGAGCACGGCTGATAAGGTAGTGGTCTTTCGGAAGAACAATTATATTGCCTGTCGTTTTGGTAACGACGGTGTTTTTAATGTCGTCTCCGACAACCACTTTGCCCATCATAGGTCCGCCCATGATTATCGCGTATTCTCCCCATTCGAGAAGAGGACCTGCCTGGTTAATGCACTCTACAACCGATGTTCCGAGAGGAACACGAAGCATTGTTGTTTCTTTGACTTCGCCGACAACTGAGAGGAATTTGTCGCAAACAGGCTGTCCCTTCATTGCATAATGGAGATTCAGCATTGTTCCGACGTTGTCCACAACAGCGCCGACCTGAAGCGGAAGTCCGCGCTCCGGCACGCTGCGGCCCGTAACGAACTGAACCATTGTCTGTTCGTCGCCCGCAGGATAAAACGCGGGCATTCCGCAGATTTCTATTTTTGCGCCGGCGCGTTTGATTGCCGCCTGAAGTGATTCGATTTCAGCCTTGTAGATGGCCTTAATGGCGATGACAATTTTCTGTGCCTGAAGATGTGCTGCAGTCTGAACGACAGCGTCGATCATCTCGTCAGCATATTTGCGGCATATAAATTTGTCCGTCTCAATAAGAGGCTCGCACTCCGCAGCGTTAATAATAAAATATTCCGCTTTGGCATTGAGCTTGACATGAGTAGGGAAACCCGCGCCACCAGCACCGACTATTCCGGCTGATTTTACTGTTTCTATAAAATCCATGTCTGCCACTCTTTCTTAGATTGCCTTTGTGTCAATATCAAAATCATCAACGATACCGACGACAGAGGCATCTATTGGATTTGAGGTATTCCCGCTAGCGCTTCTTGCGGAACTGCCGCTGACATATATAACAGTTTCGCCGACACCAGCACCTATTATGTCAATCGCTACCATCGGGGCGTCATCCAATGAATTGTCTATTACGTTGATCGGCTGCAGTATGAGCAGTTTGAACGGCGCAAGCCTTTCTTCTTTTCTCGTTGCCCATATATTGCCGAGAACCTTGGCAATTTTCATTGATTATCCCCTGACAACTTCTATACGATTCTTTGCGGCGTATTCGCGCGCAAGATCCGTAACGATTGTATTTTCGCAGATGTTGATGCGTTTTGCTCCGGCAACTGCCGCTTCCCTGACGTCACGCTCAGAAATAACGCGTTTTTTGAACGTTTTTTCAATTACA
This window contains:
- a CDS encoding ethanolamine utilization protein EutH, whose amino-acid sequence is MFDELIRNLSNTSVFTESFQAWWSGLSINGIIMFIMMIFMLVGAIDKIRLTLSSAPAEVKEDENNFIYAKQFDEGFMAMGALAVAMAGVVAAAPVLKILLEPIIAPIYKMVGASPAMFATTLLACDMGGYPMAMQLAGAGNEAVGNFAGLILGGMMGPTIVFTIPIALSVIKAEDKGFLGAGVLCGLITIPLGCIAGGLCMNMTQYKMPLGAILVNLIPVIIVAAAVCIGLWFATDKMISGFNKFGNAIMVLITIVSAIAVFEYITGIKFPLFNLMVEAPEGEALCPLESGLLVCGQIAIVLIGAFPMVAWIKKTFGKALNKVGSALGMDETGSAGLVATLANNVATINMLGDMNPQGKLLNIAFFVSAAFVFGDHLGFAGGVCPEMIFPMVVGKLVAGITALILAWLLSEKLISKVTGSK
- a CDS encoding BMC domain-containing protein — translated: MNNAIGMVELNSIAMGIETCDFMIKASKVELLRACTICPGKYIVLVGGDVGDVRASMKEGILRAGETLVDTLLIPQVHPDLIPAVSMTTQVTELQAVGVLEYYSVASAINGGDIAAKAARVKLIEIRTGFAIGGKGFVTLTGDVGAVRASIEAASNSSDLFVHSVVIPRPDKRLFETLL
- a CDS encoding ethanolamine utilization protein EutQ — translated: MNVSEQVIREIIKQALVEKLGAAAGENATLQTIPGDFVKKKAPSGVLVIKGDTVKTERFEVDGVSLKDVTTLDESPNMGPGYMELDHAALEWTLTYDEYDIVLEGTLQIETDGHIVTGHPGDMIFIPKNTHIHFQTPDKVRYAYVTYPANWADLL
- a CDS encoding EutN/CcmL family microcompartment protein encodes the protein MKIAKVLGNIWATRKEERLAPFKLLILQPINVIDNSLDDAPMVAIDIIGAGVGETVIYVSGSSARSASGNTSNPIDASVVGIVDDFDIDTKAI
- a CDS encoding SLBB domain-containing protein, which codes for MDFIETVKSAGIVGAGGAGFPTHVKLNAKAEYFIINAAECEPLIETDKFICRKYADEMIDAVVQTAAHLQAQKIVIAIKAIYKAEIESLQAAIKRAGAKIEICGMPAFYPAGDEQTMVQFVTGRSVPERGLPLQVGAVVDNVGTMLNLHYAMKGQPVCDKFLSVVGEVKETTMLRVPLGTSVVECINQAGPLLEWGEYAIIMGGPMMGKVVVGDDIKNTVVTKTTGNIIVLPKDHYLISRALKPIEGIRHMAKSSCIQCRFCTDMCPRYQTGHKILPHLVMRNFWRENSITDDEEFVRCFGSALNCCDCGVCEMFACPMNLSPRKANGYFKVKLRERGLDMPKNQEPHALPTINHKRIATSRLVARLGLNKYYGRHAHDEFIDYTPKSVFVPFSQHIGKPAQPVVKAGDKVEKGQLIAAAAEGALSTNIHTGFAGVVKSVDAKGAVISSEGRK